The following coding sequences lie in one Nakaseomyces glabratus chromosome I, complete sequence genomic window:
- the LSM5 gene encoding RNA-binding protein LSM5 (CAGL0I06721g~Ortholog(s) have RNA binding, poly(U) RNA binding activity, role in mRNA splicing, via spliceosome and Lsm1-7-Pat1 complex, U4/U6 x U5 tri-snRNP complex, U6 snRNP, nucleolus, small nucleolar ribonucleoprotein complex localization), whose translation MSSLDVLPLEVIDKTIDQQVHIILQSNREFSGKLVGFDEFVNVILEDPIEYTTEITANDGLKSEVVMEHHGRMLLSGNNITMLVPGGKKL comes from the coding sequence ATGAGCAGTTTAGACGTTTTGCCATTGGAAGTTATAGACAAGACCATAGACCAGCAGGTACACATAATATTACAGTCAAATCGCGAATTTAGCGGTAAGTTGGTGGGATTTGATGAGTTTGTAAATGTGATCTTGGAAGATCCAATCGAATACACTACAGAAATTACAGCAAATGACGGTTTGAAAAGTGAAGTGGTAATGGAACACCATGGAAGGATGCTATTAAGTGGTAATAACATTACTATGCTTGTGCCTGGTGGTAAGAAGCTATAA
- the FTR1 gene encoding high-affinity iron permease FTR1 (CAGL0I06743g~Putative ferrous iron transmembrane transporter involved in iron uptake) produces the protein MPNKVFNVAVFFVVFRECLEAVVIVSILLSFLKQAIGSKDIKLYRKLRKHVWIGVALGFFICLVIGAGFIGAYYSLQKDIFGSTEDLWEGIFCMIATTMISMMGIPMLRINKLQSKWRVKLARSLVDIPKRKRDYFRIGYLTRRYAMFILPFITVLREGLEAVVFVAGAGITTKGSHASAYPLPVVVGLIAGFIVGFLLYYGTSKSSMQIFLVISTSILYLIAAGLFSRGAWYFENYRFNKATGGDASEGGDGNGSYNIAKSVYHVNCCNPELDNGWDIFNALLGWQNTGYLSSILCYNIYWVVLIIVLGLMMHEERYGHLPFMRNVGMRHLNPGYWIKNKKKDELTDEQKAELLNRMDNIQFNEEGDIVAHANEEEHDQESSLLRGNSNKMGSKEELNFKVTTTSSD, from the coding sequence atgCCTAACAAAGTATTTAACGTGGCAGTCTTCTTTGTCGTGTTCAGAGAATGTTTGGAAGCTGTTGTTATCGTTTCCATTCTATTGTCTTTCCTGAAGCAAGCAATTGGTTCCAAAGATATTAAATTATATCGCAAATTGCGTAAGCATGTTTGGATTGGTGTCGCACTCGGGTTCTTTATCTGTTTAGTGATTGGTGCTGGTTTCATTGGTGCCTACTACTCTTTACAGAAAGATATCTTTGGTTCTACAGAAGATTTATGGGAAGGTATTTTCTGTATGATTGCTACTACTATGATCAGTATGATGGGTATTCCAATGTTGCGTATTAACAAGTTGCAAAGTAAATGGCGTGTGAAGCTTGCTCGTTCACTTGTTGATATTCCAAAGAGAAAGCGTGATTACTTCAGGATTGGTTATTTGACTAGACGTTATGCGATGTTCATCTTACCTTTCATCACTGTTTTAAGAGAAGGTTTGGAAGCTGTCGTTTTTGTCGCTGGTGCCGGTATTACCACGAAGGGTTCTCACGCATCCGCTTATCCTTTACCAGTCGTTGTTGGTCTAATTGCTGGTTTTATAGTTGGATTCCTATTATATTACGGTACTTCAAAGTCTTCCATGCAAATCTTTTTAGTTATTTCTACCTCCATTCTTTACTTAATTGCAGCCGGTTTGTTCTCAAGAGGTGCTTGGTACTTCGAAAACTACAGATTCAACAAGGCAACGGGTGGTGATGCttctgaaggtggtgaCGGTAATGGTTCCTATAATATCGCTAAATCAGTTTACCATGTTAACTGTTGTAATCCTGAACTGGACAACGGTTGGGATATTTTCAACGCTTTGTTGGGATGGCAAAATACTGGTTATCTGTCCAGTATTCTTTGTTACAATATTTACTGGGTTGTTCTAATTATTGTCTTAGGTTTGATGATGCACGAAGAAAGATATGGCCACTTACCATTTATGAGAAACGTTGGTATGAGACACTTAAACCCAGGTTATTGGataaagaacaagaagaaggacGAATTGACTGATGAACAAAAGGCTGAGCTGCTAAACCGTATGGACAACATTCAATTCAATGAAGAAGGTGATATTGTCGCTCATGCTAACGAAGAAGAACACGACCAGGAGAGTTCTTTGTTGAGAGGCAACTCTAACAAGATGGGATCCAAGGAAGAATTGAACTTCAAGGTTACCACTACCAGTTCCGACTAA